The Oscillatoria sp. FACHB-1407 nucleotide sequence CCTGACCAGCCGACGAATACAAATCTGTCGCGCTTGAGCCAGTCATCGAGGACGTCAAACCATCCTCGCTCTGCTTGCGCGCGCCCCATTGCTATGGTCATCTCATAACCTCTTAATATTGCAGGGAGTGCTCTAAATCCTTACAGTGTAGAGCTTTCACCAGGAGGGAAAGCATCTGTAGGAGCGAGCTTTGGAGTTGGATTCTGGCGCGGTTCGCCGGACATAGCGTTCACTACGCTCAGGCGCGGGCTAAATGCCTCTGCCAGATCCAGTTCACCGCCTCATCTACATTTAAGAATGCCAGATGAGGGATACCAGGATGGATTGAATGTTTCTATATGATAAGGAGAGACGATAAATTTTACAATCTGATACGTAATTTCTCAGCAACTCAGAATTAGTGGAAGTTAAAGAGTAAGTATTTATTCCTATTTAGATAAGATGTGCTCTGTGAGAGAAGAGGAACGAAGAAGTGAGGGAATAGCAAGCAGAGTTGTATAACTTCCACCCAGTTCGCAACACGAGAATATCTGTTCCTGATGCCTCTCACTGTTTGTTCGATGCCACTTTCAACCCTAAGCCGTTATAACCACGTCCTTGATTGCCAACTTCATTTAGTCCAGAAGGGTTACTGCGGTAGATAATAGATGAAATGAGTGGTCAAGTTGTTTGACCTCGTGAATTTCTAACCCTTGTGAATCTCTAAACCTTTTTAGCAATCTCCCATGACTGCATCGACTACATCCACTGAGAATTATTTATTGCGCCAACGAGTAATCGGTGCTCGTCGTTTTAGCAACTATTGGTGGGCAACCATTATTTCACTGGGAGCCTCTGGCTTCTTGCTGTCCAGCGTTTCCAGCTATTTGCATGTCAATCTTTTGCCCTTTACGGATGCAACGGAATTGATTTTTGTCCCTCAAGGTTTGGTAATGGGGCTTTACGGAGCGGCGGGTTTACTGCTGTCTCTGTATTTGTGGCTGATTATCCTGTGGGATGTTGGGGGCGGGTATAACGAATTTAATCGGGAGACAGGAACGGTAAAGATTTTTCGGTGGGGATTTCCTGGAAAGAATCGCCGCATTGAGCTAGACCACAAAATTGAAGACGTTCAAGCGGTGAATGTGACAGTTCGGGAAGGGTTGAACCCACGTCGTGCGCTGTACTTGCGAATCAAAGGGAAAGGCGATATCCCTCTAACTCGTGTGGGGCAGCCAATGGCGTTGTCGGAATTAGAGACTCAAGGTGCAGAACTCGCTCGGTTTTTGAGAGTTCCCCTGGAAGGGCTGTAGCCCCTCTTCATCACATGCAAGAAAGGTACTCCTGAGGCAGAGCCTTCGCAAAATATTTCTGGATGGGATTAAACCAGGACGGATGCTGAGGTTTAGCTAATTTCTGTCTTGCTGACTTCTCACTTTAGGAATGCAAGTGGTAACTTTGGGCGTGGCAGAATCGTCAGTGGAATGTGTTGAAGTGGAGAATTAACCTATGCGAATTCGTCAATGGTTTATGACTGCCCTGCTGATAGGGGCTGTATTGCTGGGTGGATGCTCCTTTCAGGGCAGCACACCTGTGGCGAGTCCTTCTCCTGAGTCAACTACGGCTCAGACCTCGCCCACTCCGTCGGCAACCCCTACACCTGCTAACTCGCCAAACTCCGCTGTTTCGGGATTACGCCGTTTGCAGGGAAAAGCGACGGTGGAAATGGTCGTCAAGGGTTCACCGATCACGATTGAGGTGGATGGAGACAATGCCCCTGTTACGGCGGGTAATTTTGTTGATTTAGTCAGCCAGGGCGTATACGACGGGTTAGCATTTCATCGCGTGATTCGGCAGCCAGAACCCTTTGTGGTGCAGGGGGGCGACCCTCAAAGCAAAGACCCTAGCTTCCCGATCGCCCAACTAGGAACGGGTGGTTACACCGATCCAACCACAAACGCAGAGCGATATATTCCCCTGGAAATTAAACCAGAGGGTGCAACAGAGCCAGTCTATGGTCAACCGATCTCTGAGCCTCCGGTTTTAAGACATGAACGGGGCGCAGTGGCAATGGCGCGATCGCAATTTCCCGACTCCGCTTCCTCCCAGTTTTACTTTGCCTTAGCGAACTTAGCCTTTCTGGACGGCAGTTACGCTGTCTTCGGCAAAGTTACAGCCGGAATGGATGTTGTTGATCAGATTCAACAGGGCGATCGCATCGAGACTGCAAGAGTGACAACTGGGTTGGAGAATTTGCAACCCGCTCAGTAGGAGGGGAATGGGGAGTAGGGAGTAGGGAGTGCCCCATCCCCCTATTACCCCATCCCCCTTACTGCTCCAAACCCTTAACCTTTTCTCAGCTCCACTAATCCGGTATAGGCTTCCATTCCGTGTTCACTGATATCCAACCCTCGCAGCTCCTCACCGGGTGAAACACGAATACCCAGTGTTGCCTTGATAGCTAGCCATGCTCCGAGACTAAAGAGGGAACTGAACCCACCCACAGCAATAATGCCGATCAGTTGGATGAAGAGTTGTTGGATACCGCCACCCAGCAGTACTCCCATGGCTGGACCTGCTCCTTCGCCATACCAGGAGTAGACCCCCGGTCCGACACTAAATAACCCAACGGCTAAGGTTCCCCAGACGCCACACACTAGGTGGACAGAAATCGCGCCAACTGGGTCGTCTACCTTCAAGCTGTCGATGATGGTTACTGAGAATACAACCAGCACCCCAGCGATTAAGCCAATCAGGAAAGAACTACCGATGTTGACATAGGCACAGCCAGCCGTAACGCCCACCAGACCTGCCAAAATGCCATTGATAATCATGGATAGGTCAGGTTTACCTAAATAAATCCAGGAGGTCAGGGTTGCGGCAAGACCGCCCACTGCTCCAGCTGTATTGGTGGTTAGTAGAATGTGCCCAATCGCAGAGGGATCAGCCGCCATGGTTGAGCCTGGATTAAATCCAAACCAACCCAACCATAGAATCAAACATCCCAGAGTCGAGAGGCTGAGGTTATGACCGGGCATCGCAATGCCACCGCTTTCCTTATAACGACCAAGCCTTGATCCCAATAACAGAGCACCCACGAGCCCCGACCAACCTCCAACGGAGTGAACTACCGTGGAGCCTGCAAAATCCCAAAAGCCAAGTTTTGCTAACCAGCCTCCACCCCAGATCCAATGTCCAGTGATGGGATAGGAAATGCCGACCAACAGGAGGCTAAAGACCAGAAACGCTACAAACTTGATCCGCTCAGCAACGGCTCCTGACACGATGGTAGCGGCTGTTCCAGCAAATGCCAGTTGAAAGAAAAACTTGACTGAAAGTGGAACACTTGCCCAACTTAATGAGCTAAATATGCCTTGATAGTTATCCCCGGTCAAGGGGCTGTTGTCTGCTCCCTGGAGTAAAAAGCCTGAGGTGCCAAAGAAACCCGTGCCATCTCCAAACATGATGGCAAAGCCAATAATCCAATATGCCAAAGTAGATAGGGCAAAAACGATCAGGTTTTTAGCTAACAGGTTGACTGCGTTTTTGCTGCGGCAAAAACCAGTTTCTAGCATACAAAACCCAGCATTCATAAAGAATACGAGGCAGCCTGCAATAACAACCCAAATCGTATCTAGAATGACTTCAATTTCAAACGGAATCTCGTTTGGAAGAGCTTCCTGGGCGATCGCTGCACTGCTCCAAGCAAATACGAGTCCTACCGCAATTAACGCACAAAACCGCCAGTTTTTCACGGAATAAGACCGATTGAAAATCAGTCTGGCAGAGTCCAAAACATTCTGAGCAATTGGCTGCAACCACCTATACATGAACTGCAATACCTCCAAGATTTAAGGCTAAGGATTCTCTTGATAGGTAGATGCATTTTGTGTTACGAGTCAGATTTGTTGTCCCTAACAAATCCGATCCATCATCTTCGGCGAAAATGCCTTCTTAAAGATGCATTATTTGATACTAATTGGCAAATATTTTTCTAGTAATGTAGTTTGGTGATTATCTTCGATCCCTCTAAGAATCAGCTCTAGGGCGATCGCTCGCTGTAGAAGTTCATCTAAGACTTAGCACGATACCAACTAACTGAATCGGTTTTCTTCTGGTATTTGGATTAACAGGTATTAAGTGTTAGGAATCGTTAAAGATTTGAAGAAATTATATTGAAGGGTGCTGATCAGGTTCTGTAATTGCTGAAAGAGTTATCGGCAGTGCCTTACTATCATTCATACGATTTTTTGGATGCCGCTGCATCCGTTTTATTAACAAGCCTGTAATAGCGTCCAGGCATCTGGTTGCCCAGATGTGCGGTATATATTTTTATTCGCGTGCGCTCTGTTCAGTTCTCTAGTTGACTTCCACCGATGGCTGACTCGCAACGTTTAGTGTTAATGATTCAACCCAATCGGCTTCAAGGGCTGATATGGCAAGCCGTCTTGAAGTCCCAACGCCTTGCCGTGATTTGGGAATCACCGGAGACTAACTTAGAAGAAAATCTGACCCAATTGCAGCAGGCAGGGTTAGCATTACCCGATTTGCTATTGGTGGACGTTAGGCTCCGTGATTTCAACCCCTATGCTTTTTGTCGCTGGTGTCGCGACCATTGCCCTGACATCAAGGTTGTGCTGGTCAATGCCTCTAAAAAAGAGATCATTCCCTCTGAGCGACAGTGGGCGGTGTTGCAGGGGGCAGCTGACCTGTTGCCCGCTTTTGACCCAGACAATTTGGTCACAACGGTTGCCGACGGGGTGAAGCGGGTTCTCAAGATTTTGGATGAACAAGCGTTGGATAACGGGTCGCTGATCTCAGTATTGCTCAACATCAAGCGTGAGCTAGAACGCCGAGCCAACAGTGCCGACGTGTCGGTGAGCAATGGCAAAGCAGTGCGAAACAGTACTCCTGATACGGCGATCGCCCCTCCCCTTACTCCAGAAGAACCATCCGGTCCTTTGAGTAAATTGAAGGACAATCGCTCCATCATCTCCAAATTTATCAATCAAAATCCACCGCCTCCTTCTCCCCAAAAACGGCTCAATTCCAATGGGCATAACCACAATGGGGCGGTTGATATCGATGCTGAGGCAGTCTTATCGGATGAGGATCTGCCAACCGATGACCCACCTCCAACCCGGATGTATCGGGGCAGGAAGTATTAGAGAGGGAGTAGGGAGGTAAGGGAGTAGCTCAGTCCTCAGTCCTCAGTCCTCAGAACCCACTGCTTCGCTGCGATCGCTTCTCTAATGAAGGTTGATTAAGAAGAGTGAAGAGAGACACGATAGGATCAAGGGGGTGATCGTGTTTCCTTCTGATGCCATGACTTCAACCAACTCTGTGGTAGAACAGATTCTCGCGTCGATTCCTGGGGATGCGCTGGAAAATTTGCGACGGGTCGATCGCCTCTGGCAAAGTTATAAGCAAGACACTCTAACCCTTACAGAGGTCGTAAAGTGGAACTCGGAACCTCTGACTACGGTCAATTGGGATGTGGTGATTTGTGGCGGAACGTTGGGAATTCTGCTGGGCGTTGCTCTGGCTCAACGAGGTTGGAAGGTTGCCTTATTAGAGCGGGGAGAGTTGCGGGGACGGGATCAGGAGTGGAATATCTCTCGGCGGGAGTTAGCGGAACTGGTGGAGTTGGAGTTGCTGTCGGCGGATGAACTGGAGGAGGCGATCGCCACAGAGTACAATCCCGCTCGACTTGGTTTTGAAGGTGGATCAGACCTGTGGGTGACTGACATTCTCAATATTGGAGTCAGTCCAGTGACACTGCTGGATCGGCTAAAGCATAAGTTTCTTGCAGTTGGTGGACAGTTGTTTGAGCACACCGCTTTTGCAGGGGTGGTGGTGCATCCCAATGGGGTCAATGTTCAGGCAGGGCAGTCATTTCAGGCGCGGCTTGTGCTGGATGCCATGGGGCACTTTTCAGCGATCGCTCGTCAGGCGAGGGGTGGGCGCAAGCCCGATGCTGTTTGTGTAGTGGTTGGCAGTTGTGCTCAAGGCTTTCCCAAAAATGACACCGGAGATTTGTTGGTGTCGTTCACGCCGATGCAAAACCAGTGCCAATACTTTTGGGAGGCGTTTCCAGCACGAGACGGCAGAACCACCTACCTCTTTACTTATTTGGATGCAGAACCAGAGCGTCCCAATTTGGAAGATTTTTTTGCCGATTACCTCAACCTGTTGCCACAATATCAAGCTGTTGAGTTGCCGCAACTCCAGTTTCAACGGGCGTTGTTTGGCTTCTTTCCCTGTTATCGAGACAGTCCCCTAAAACTCAGTTGGGATCGGATTTTAGCCGTCGGTGACAGCAGTGGTAGCCAATCCCCTCTCAGTTTTGGTGGATTTGGAGCAATGATCCGTCACCTGAAACGATTGACAACGGGAATTCATGCT carries:
- a CDS encoding photosystem I assembly protein Ycf4; the protein is MTASTTSTENYLLRQRVIGARRFSNYWWATIISLGASGFLLSSVSSYLHVNLLPFTDATELIFVPQGLVMGLYGAAGLLLSLYLWLIILWDVGGGYNEFNRETGTVKIFRWGFPGKNRRIELDHKIEDVQAVNVTVREGLNPRRALYLRIKGKGDIPLTRVGQPMALSELETQGAELARFLRVPLEGL
- a CDS encoding NAD(P)/FAD-dependent oxidoreductase, which codes for MTSTNSVVEQILASIPGDALENLRRVDRLWQSYKQDTLTLTEVVKWNSEPLTTVNWDVVICGGTLGILLGVALAQRGWKVALLERGELRGRDQEWNISRRELAELVELELLSADELEEAIATEYNPARLGFEGGSDLWVTDILNIGVSPVTLLDRLKHKFLAVGGQLFEHTAFAGVVVHPNGVNVQAGQSFQARLVLDAMGHFSAIARQARGGRKPDAVCVVVGSCAQGFPKNDTGDLLVSFTPMQNQCQYFWEAFPARDGRTTYLFTYLDAEPERPNLEDFFADYLNLLPQYQAVELPQLQFQRALFGFFPCYRDSPLKLSWDRILAVGDSSGSQSPLSFGGFGAMIRHLKRLTTGIHAALEADLLDRQALAWLQPYQPNLSVTWLFQRAMSAKVNQTVDPNQVNALLTAVFQQMATLGNTVLNPFLQDVVKFSALSKTLLQTAIAHPGLVFKIIPQVGLFTLLEWMVHYFNLGLYAGLYHSLKPLQPWINQLPEQPRFYCQRLLEAWQYGSGNDYRQT
- a CDS encoding ammonium transporter — translated: MYRWLQPIAQNVLDSARLIFNRSYSVKNWRFCALIAVGLVFAWSSAAIAQEALPNEIPFEIEVILDTIWVVIAGCLVFFMNAGFCMLETGFCRSKNAVNLLAKNLIVFALSTLAYWIIGFAIMFGDGTGFFGTSGFLLQGADNSPLTGDNYQGIFSSLSWASVPLSVKFFFQLAFAGTAATIVSGAVAERIKFVAFLVFSLLLVGISYPITGHWIWGGGWLAKLGFWDFAGSTVVHSVGGWSGLVGALLLGSRLGRYKESGGIAMPGHNLSLSTLGCLILWLGWFGFNPGSTMAADPSAIGHILLTTNTAGAVGGLAATLTSWIYLGKPDLSMIINGILAGLVGVTAGCAYVNIGSSFLIGLIAGVLVVFSVTIIDSLKVDDPVGAISVHLVCGVWGTLAVGLFSVGPGVYSWYGEGAGPAMGVLLGGGIQQLFIQLIGIIAVGGFSSLFSLGAWLAIKATLGIRVSPGEELRGLDISEHGMEAYTGLVELRKG
- a CDS encoding peptidylprolyl isomerase, giving the protein MRIRQWFMTALLIGAVLLGGCSFQGSTPVASPSPESTTAQTSPTPSATPTPANSPNSAVSGLRRLQGKATVEMVVKGSPITIEVDGDNAPVTAGNFVDLVSQGVYDGLAFHRVIRQPEPFVVQGGDPQSKDPSFPIAQLGTGGYTDPTTNAERYIPLEIKPEGATEPVYGQPISEPPVLRHERGAVAMARSQFPDSASSQFYFALANLAFLDGSYAVFGKVTAGMDVVDQIQQGDRIETARVTTGLENLQPAQ
- a CDS encoding response regulator, with translation MADSQRLVLMIQPNRLQGLIWQAVLKSQRLAVIWESPETNLEENLTQLQQAGLALPDLLLVDVRLRDFNPYAFCRWCRDHCPDIKVVLVNASKKEIIPSERQWAVLQGAADLLPAFDPDNLVTTVADGVKRVLKILDEQALDNGSLISVLLNIKRELERRANSADVSVSNGKAVRNSTPDTAIAPPLTPEEPSGPLSKLKDNRSIISKFINQNPPPPSPQKRLNSNGHNHNGAVDIDAEAVLSDEDLPTDDPPPTRMYRGRKY